TAGCCTTGTGCTTGTTGATTGAGCCATCAGGATTCAACTTTGTTCTAAACACCCATCTAACTCCAATAATCTTCCTATCATTTGGTCTGTCAACTaactcccaagtgttgtttttCTCAATCATGCTAAGCTCCTCCTCCATTGCAATCATCCAGTGAGAATCTTTCTTGGCTTCATGAAAGCTTTCAGGCTCTAACAAGGTTAAATTGCAACGGTTATAAATATCTGACAGCATTCTTGTACCTTTAACAGGAAAATCATCAATGTTTTCATCTTCCATTGATGGTTGTTCACTTGATAGAGGTGCTGTAaaattctttccttcttcttcattccagTTCCAGTGTTGATGCTCTTTAAATTGCACATCTCTCGTCACctcaattttgtttgtttgaggATGGTACACCCTATATGCTTTGGAAACATTGCTGTACCCAATGAGAATGCCTGGTTTAGCCCTCCTATCAAGCTTGTCCCTCTTAACCTGTTGAACataagagaaacaaacacatcCAAACACTTTTAGGTTTTGCAAAAAAGGTTTATAACCATACCAGGCCTCAAAAGGTGTTCTCCCTTGCACAGCCTTAGTAGGAAGCCTATTCAGCAAAAACACTGAAGTGCTAgctgcttcagcccaaaatttctttgGTAATCCTTTCTCATGCATCAAACACTGAGCCATGTTCATGATTGTTCTATTCTTCCTCTCACTGACACCATTCTGTTGTGGAGAATAAGGTGTAGTGAGCTGATGTTCAATGCCAGCTACTTCACAAAAATTATTGAACTGGTCTGAGGTATACTCAGTCCCATTATCAGATCTTAGCATCTGAATTTTACACCCACTTTGATTCTCTATCCATGTCTTAAATCTCCAGAAAATACCAGCTACCTCAGActtgaatttcataaaataaatccaactaAATCTAATTAGATCATCTATGAAAACAATGTAATACCTGCTTCCATTTAGAGATACCTCTGGTTTTGGTCCACTAAGATCAGTGTGGATGAGTTGCAATCTCTGTTTTGCTCTTCACGAGGCTGCCTTGAATGGAAGTCTTGTTTGCTTCCCATAGTGGCAAGCCTTACAAACTGTCAACTCTTTATCTAGCAGTGGCAGACCTTGCACTAAATTCTTTTTGCTCATTTGAAACACAGCTTCATGATGGTAGTGCCCCAACCTTTTATGCCACAATTCAGTAGCGCTGATTGTGGCTATTTGAGCCACTTGCACATCATTCATTGGATTTAAAGGAAAGCATTTACCTCTCATCTTTACTCTGAATAATTTCTGCCCCTTAGCCTCAAGTATCAAGCacatcttgtcttcaaataaAACCTTAAAGCCTTTTTCAAGTAGCTGACCAACACTTAGTAGATTATGGCTCACATCAGGTACATAAAGAACATTTGAGATCATTTTTGTACCTGCACTAGTGTCTATGGCTATAGTGCCTTCTCCCTTGACTGCCATATAATCACCATTCCCAATTTTGACTTTAGTAGACTCAGATTTGTCAAGCACTTTGAACAACTCACGGTTGCTTGTCATATGATTTGAACAAGCACTATCAACCAACCAACTTTCATCCGAACTTTTTGTTGCAAAACCTGCTGCAACAAATAGCTGCTCCTCTTGTTGTTGGTCTGCTACCTTTGCTTCTACAACTTGTTGAGACTTATTCTTGCAAAACTTTGCAATATGCCCCAATTGTTTACACTTGTGGCACTGCACATCCGGCCGTTTCCAACATCTATATGGCGGATGACCCTTCTTTCCACAGTGTTGGCATGGAGGATACTCTTTCTTCCCACTGCTACTTGCTTTCCCATTATCTGCATCAACTTCTTTCTTCCAGTGCTTCTTTCCTTTGTCACTTTGCTTTTGTTGAGACTTTACATACAATGCTCCCTCTATAGTTCCTTCCTGCCTCATAGATCTTCTTTGCTCTTGTGCTTGAAAAGCACTCAAGAGTTCTACTAAGGTTAACTTTGATAGATCCTTTGTATTTTCTAAGGCTGAAATTGTTGTCTCAAACCTTTCAGGGACTGAAACCAGCAACTTTTGGACAAGCCTTGTGTCTGCAAATTCTCCTCCCAGTAATCTCACTTTGTTTGCAATCTCTAGAAGTCTATCAGAATACTCTTGAATGGCCTCTGATTCCTTCATTCGTTGCAGCTCAAAGTCTCTGATTAAATTCAGCATCTGCATCCCTTTGATCTTCTCATCTCCTTCATACTCCTTCTTGAGAAAATCCCAGATTTCTTTTGCTGTCTTCAGAGTCATGATTCTTGTGAAGACTGCTGGGGAAACAACAGAGAATAGGCATGACTTTGCCTTTGATTTCCTCTGCTTTTTCTCCTTGTGATTCCTAAGTTGTGCAACTGTAGGATTGTCCGGTAATGGAGGAACTTCGTAATCTTCCTCAACCACCTCCCAGAGATCATTTGCATCTAGAAAAGCCTCCATCCTAACAGCCCAAATCTGATAGTTTGTTCCTTGAAACACCGGCGGTGCTATAGCAGTGAATGGTGCTTCGGATTGCATGATGATTAGGCTGAACAGGAAAAACTAATGAAAAACAGCTTGATAGTATCAAACTCTCTTTCAATCTCACAGGCTCCTCAAGAAtattagctctgataccaatttgttggtTTTGTAAATAATTGAGCTAAGAACAGATagcaaagaagaaggaaaagatagAGGAATTTTAGCTAAAACTTAAAAGCATGGAACGGAAGAAGATTTCCTCACTTATTGAGTTCAAAAGATTGTTTAAATACACAAGTCATCCTTATCTAACAATCTATTCAAATACTTCCTCAACTATAggagaaaattatcaaaacaaactGCAGCTAAgactaatcaaataattcaaaaacataGGCTAAACTTTAGGAGTTTTAAATTAATCCTTATCTGCtaaattttctctaacaaaCCAGCTAAGAGATAGCTTTGAAAGCTATCTATTTGAACCTGTTTCAGCAGCTTATCAGCTGCCGAGGCATTCTTTCACAACAACAAGCATTTTAAAATACGATGTTAATGTAGTAGGCTAATCgatcatttttctctttttattaacATCAGAATTTTTCATGGTTTTTTTCCCCCTCAAAATGAAGCACATGTACAGTATTCAAGGGGGGCAAATTTGAATACTTTCTTCAAACTTTACaagaaaaatacataaacaacaCAATTTGTGCCAAATAACAAAGCTTGTTATTGCTATGAAAGCATTGCAAAATACAGGATGAGCTGACAGTgacattgaaaattgaaatgatCATTAACCATGGAGTTGTTAAGTAGAGGTGGTAgaagtttgtttgttttgtgGTTGATGTTGCTGAATGGTTTCAGTTGAGCGGAAAGCATGTTGGGATTGTTGGGCTAGGACGCATCGGCTTAGAAGTTGCAAGGAGACTCCAGGCTTTTGGCTGCACAATCTCTTACTGttcaaggaagaagaagcaatcGCTTCCTTTCCCCTTCTATTCTAATGTTTGTGAACTAGCAGCAGAGTGTGAGATCCTCGTGGTCTGTTGTGCACTCACAGACCAGACTCGTCGTATGATTAGCAAGGAAGCCCTGTCGGCGCTGGGAAAGAAGGGAGTGGTTGTAAACATCGCACGTGGAGCTGTTGTGGATGAGAAGGAATTGGTGCGGTGTTTAGTCCAAGGAGAAATAGCGGGCGCTGGCCTGGATGTGTTTGAGAAGGAGCCTGAGGTTCCTAGCGAGCTCTTTGCGCTGGATAACGTTGTGCTGTCGCCGCATGGAGCTATGCACACTGAGGAATCCTTCAGGGAATGTTTTGAGCTTATATGCGGGAATTTTGAAGCCTTCTTCTCCAATAAGCCTTTACTGTCTCAGATCATGGATGACTGAATATGGGTTGATTCCTCTACCACAGGTCTGTCTCCCTTGCATCCATTTGAAGTCCTTTTAAGTTCTAAATGCccctttttgtattttgaacaggaaaaagaaaaagaaattatgatCTCTAACCGTGATTCTTAGTACATGGATATCGATTGTTACTTCTGGTCCAAGACAATTGATGTAATTCGACATTGTTATTGCTAATTGTGGAGATATGTCAGGTGTTTATTCCTTTTGTTGCCTTGCCAACTGTTAAACCAACATCCAACCTCTTTGGGATGATCTGTTGGAGTATGTTGTTACTCCCTTCTCTCAATTTCACTCTTCCTTGTGTGTGAGTATATTGTGGAGAGAACACAACAGATTGCTTTGAAATTCCAAAGGGGTCTTCTCGATTTCATCTtccgaaaaaaaaaatctaattttttccCCATCTTCCTTGCTTGAGTCTTCCACTCAAAACCCTTCTACTTCTTTCAGATTCATCTGCAATTCCCGGCTTCCGTGCAAGTTTAACTCCAACATGGTCACTGTAGTCGCTACTAACACTCTTCTATCAGGCACACAAGACGACGACTGGTCAGTTTGATTGCATTTTATTTATACTCATGGTTTTGGATCACAAGTTTGCTCTGATCTGCAGCTTAATGCACATTTTATATCATTTAGGCATGAAGGTCAGAGTGCAAAGCAAACTGAATGACCTGACACTGAAGTTGTTCCAACTTCATACACACGTCATTAGCTTATAGAAATCAACATGCTATCTAGATCCAATGCTGTTGATGTGGAGATCCAGTGGTATTAAATCCTTCTGATAGCTAGTTTGGTTGCTTCATTTCATTATGCTCGAACGCCTCTGACAGTGTCTTTGGCAGACACTGGAAAACCCAGGTTTCAATTATGTGAAAATGGAGCAAAGTTGTTGGTACTAGGGTCAGACAATACATGTTTTTATACTTACCCTTGGGATGACGTCCCTCACGAACACCCTATACAACCCAATCCCAAGGGAATGGTAGAAGAGGTATATCAGGGAGTTCCCACAGTCAAGGATCAAACACGGGTCTTGTCGCTTATGTTTTTATACTTACCCTTGAAattggagatttatgaggatGAGTGAATgcattttttgttgtttaaaatTCATAGAGCTGACTCTTTATCTTGGAATCAAGACTTGATACATTGTTGTATACATATTCTTTTGGTTCAAGAATTAGTTTTTGCCAGGTGggaatttgtttagtttgagaTAGTAATTTTGCttgaaatttatttgattttggaaTCTGAAAACAACTATAGAATTATATGAAAACAGGCAGTGAAGATGGTCTCAATCCTAATTgtgaaacaatttttttaacttgTTAAAAATCTCTTTATTATGATATCTTCTAAAACTATGTTCTTTGGAGGTTtagttatttataaattatttttggaacCTGTTTTATCTgcaattcatttaattttaaaattaaaaaaaaatattaaaaccatCGGCAAATTAAAATTGATGGTAGAAAGAATAAAAGGCAAAACCTTAGAGAATAATTCTTCACAACTAAACCCATATTTTCCTCTCAAATTTTACATCAAAAACCTATCATCCCATGAATTTCAAATAcaacttattaaatatttaatctttataatttatacttATTAACTATCTAATTATTTAACCAACATTGAGTATGTAATAGAAATGTAATTAAGTACATGAAAATAAAGCAACAAAACACTATGTTCAATGGACTATATTACAAACTCACTAATAGATAAATTATTGATTGATGGTCGAAGCAAAGAGGACGAAAAATAATAGGTTGTCGATCGAAGCGAACAGAAAGGAGAATTGTGGATTAGTTACAGCTCTTAGATCATCGATTGGAGCAAAGAGGATAGGAAAGAGTAGCTCAATCGTGAGTCATCAATTAGAGTAAAGAGGAAAGGAAATGATGGGTTAATTGCGAGTGTTCAGTGCTGgttgaagaagagaaagtgtGGGTTAGTCACAACTTGTGAGTTGTTGATCGAAGCAAAGAGGAAGGATCGAGAACTATTGAGATTGTGACGATTGACGAGAGACTTGATTCTTCTATTTGGGTCGATGAGAGATGGGAGATGGGAGATGGGAGACAGgagcaaaaataataattgaaggtAAAGGGGAAAGTGAAAGAAAGATTAATTTGGttggttatttttttattttattttttttattttttttttggcttacTTTGTATGTAAATCATATATTGTTTTAAATCAGCTTAAGTAGTTAATAAAtgtaaatcataaaaattaaatatttaataaattaaatttaaagttaaaagaGTAAAACTTTTCAGAAGAAAAATATGGATTCACATTTGAAGGGATGGTGTAATTATGTTGACCACTTAGATAGTGGTAAATTACGGATATTTTCAAAAAGTACAAACTTTGCATGGCAAGTGTCGGTAGAGATGGAGGAATCTCATAAGCGAAAACCCAATGGTGAAGGAGCTACCGAAGGTGTTGGTCCTCGGACAGCCGGCTGTTTTCACCATTTACGAAAACCGATTCTCCGAGAAATTCCAATGCCTCAAAGCATGGCAATTTCCCATGTCCACCGACCAATTTCTCGCCGACCACGGAGGTTCCGTGGAGGCCTTGCTGTGTTCCGGCGAAACTCAAATTACCGCCGACCTTCTCCTCCGCCTCCCCTCTCTCCGGATTATTGTCACCACCAGCGCCGGCCTCAACCACCTTGACCTTCCCGAGTGCCGCCGACGCGGAATCTCCATTGCCAACGCCGGCACCGTCTTCTCCGAGGACGTTGCCGACACTGCCGTCGGGATGTTGATTGATGTTCTCAGAAAAATCACCGCTTCCGATCGGTATGTTCGGACTGGTCTATGGCCAATTCGAGGAGAATATCCCCTCGGTTCTAAGGTCTCCATCCCTCTCTACATCTTATTTTACATACATCTATAAGCATGAACATCCATCTATAAGCATTTTGAAGACTTGTAGTGAGTAATTTAGGTAAATTAGCTTCAGCGACGTCTACCtctgtttttcttcttatttttaatgGAATTGGCGAATCTGGTTCCAGTTTAAGGGACTTAGGAGGAACCTTGTCCATTGATAGATAATGCATTAAAATTGATTGGGAAATGCTATacccataaataaatttgataaacaaCCATCATAAATTGAGGCGACACCcacaaattcataatagttCTGCACAAATTCATCAATGTGCGAGACGCAGGTTGTGTTCCCTATGTTTGGGGGTTCGCCTCATTCCTTGCCAATTATGGTaaatttggatataaaatctGCTAAGACTTGAGCTTTTAGGGCAAGTCCTGGCTGAAATTGGATATTGAATTCACTTAATTTTACAATCCAAGACAACATTTAGCCAACAAGGTCGGGCTTTTGGATAACTTTTCTGAGAGGCTGGTCCATAAGGACTATCATAGTGTGTGCTTGAAAGTAATGATGAAGTTTCCTTGCCATAGTGATAAGCGCTACtcctaatttttaaattagagaGTACTCAAAATTGGCGTATGTGTATTGGCTTCGGCACTAGTCATAATATGCCTATCCACGCTGATTTCAGCAAGGACTTTGGGTGGTGGCTTATTGGGAGGAATAAACATTGTTGGACCTTGGTCTTAAGACCTTCGGGGTTTAGGTCTCCAACAACTTGACCTTTTCTTCCGATGAGATGTTTCAAAATCACGTTGTTTCCTTTAATAGGCGCCTCATAAGTTGTTCTGACATGTTCTTCAACATACATGTACCTTTGGGCTCGTGTATAATTTTGTCAAGGTTTTTGGTTCATTCTTATTTAGGGAAAAACCAAACCTAGTCTCCGTAAGAGTATTAGTGAGAGTGAATATTGTTACTTTGTCTTCCATTTTGTCGGTGTTGGCAGCTTCAGCTTGAAACCTGGTGATGAATTGCTTGAGGGACTCCTTGgtcttgggcttgggctttatATGCAGTAGGCAGGAGCTAGTCTTTTTTAAGGCTTAGTTGCCCTTGAAACCTATTCCTAAATTTCTATACAAGTTGTTTAAATTTGGAGATGTCTCGCTTCGAGAATCGTATCAAATTAATCCTTAGCTGCTCCGTGCAATATTTGTGAAAAGTTCCGACAAATCATAGTGTCAGTTGCATTACCTAGACTGTATGGCATCATAGTACCATCAAAGGTGTTCCCCAGGATCCTCTGTGCTCTCTAATATGTGAAAGGGAGGGTAGCTAAGCTTGGTTGGCATGGGCTTGTTGATTATGTTGACAATAAAAGGGGGTAATGGCAATTGCGAGATTGGGCTAAGCGATATTTTGCGAAGCTTTTTGTTAACTGCCTAGAGGATGGCCTTTAGTTGGCCATTAGTTAATTTTGTTAGAAAtcgtatagcaatggcaccacaaCCCAAAAAGGGGGTGAACTGtgtatttgagaatatttaaacttttggggaggttttgaaaacaaaatataaaaacaatgaAATGCAATCAAAATAAATGCAAGAGAGACAcaacgatttatagtggtttagctAAATGGTCTATATCTACTCCCTTaccttctcactaaggatttgaaACAATTCACTTAACCTCCTACCACACTTGGTAgaccctctagctatacaagataggaaaatagagaatgatacaaaagagagaagatctaagagtagacactcttagttacaagatctctcaaaataaacataaagcttgaacaaaatgatacaaatgataatcaaagcattttgagagaaaaatgaagaacatgttagaaaaatataataaaatttttcttcaacGTACTCGTAATCTCTACCATTCATTCTCTGTTTTAAGATTGTTAGCCAaccattataaaataattatatttttagccAAACAATAATTATGTTTGTAATACTGTAATTATTGCtcgaaaatataattattataatactgCATTTAAACCAATACTACagaaatattgaaataatacaATACTACACAAGGGAAAAAAACACAATGGTATATAAAGGGATGATAAAACTAAGACTTGTGCAACGCACAGttcccttaaaataaatttgtcgCCTCATCGAAAGTGCTAAAGAATAATTGATGTCTGTTTCCCAAGGTACAATAGTTTACAGACTGAGAAGTTAGTACAAATTTCAGAACCTAACAACGAACTAGAACACTAGTTGAACACTATTAAAACtggaaaaatatgagaatttttagaaaataattatgctgtgaattctctcatttttttttcttttttcaatggAGTAAGCCCTCtataaagagaaggaagaaggagagaagagggagaagacGTGGGAGGCTTTGTTGCCTccctcaattatatatatatatatataatatttttataatatgtagtactttgtattattaatttcaatcaGCCGCCTCACATAGTACATCTCTtgtattttttcctttcttttacttttacaataatataaattatatattatattacacatGCCTCAAACAATTTTTCATTCACCCACTTATCAATTTGGACATGTGAATATACGAATATtccaaattttccaacattCCCCCACATGAATGAAAATtgatgaagaaaatattttgactCAATGATAGTGTTCATCGGTCGAAACTTGCATAGGATAGGTAGGTGTTACCCCTTGAACCTTTTCTtgtgaaaatatatttactttatTAATTGTCCAGTAGATATGATGTCCTTGAATTgtcttgttattaatgtaaatgATAACATATTTCACACATGAATGTTCCTACCATTGTTTAGTTTTCATGATTATGTTCATTTTGTCTACGAACATCAGCCTGGTTCTGCGAGAGTTTTTTAAAGAATTAAGCCTTATACAATTCTCCTTTGAAGCGGGCCTATTTCTCTCTCACTTAAGTGATTTCTTAATTCAGAGTAACCTATTTACTGTACTCAGAATTTTTGAGTTTAAGAATTATTAAAGAAAACATTGCTATTCTTTTCCCACGAGTATTACTGTTTCATTATAGAAATGGACAAGAGGATAAACCCCCCCAATAGTGACCTAATAAAACTTTTACAATTAGGTTGTCCCTTTGAATCTAAATCTTGGGATCTCTAGTCAATTAGGCTGGGTTTCCATTGTAACAACTTATTCTTTCATGGGCTTTAGTGCCATTCCCCGTAACGATCTTTCAACtaactctctattcaaccccTTTGGTTAGCAGATCCGCAATATTATCTTTTGACTTCACATAGTCATAGAGATAATTCCAGTTGAGAGTAGTTGTGTAATGGTATTATGTCTATAACGTATATGTCTAGACTTATCATTATACATGTTACTCTGTGCTCTTCCAATTGCAAATTGACTATCACAATTTATACATTTTGGAGGCACATGTTTCTTCCATATTGGaatattttctaagaaattgCATAGCCATTCTGCCTCTTTGCCACATTTGTCTAAGGCAATAAGTTCATATTCCATAGTAGATCTGGTTATAACAGTCTATTTAAAGGATTTCCAGGCTACGGCTGCACCTGCAAGTGTGAATACATATCCGCTTGTAAATTTTGAGTCTTTTACATCAGATATCCAGTTCTCATCACTATATCCTTCCAGGACAGCTGGGTATCTATTGTAGTGTAGCTCATAGTTACGAGTATATTGCAAGTACCTAAGTACTCTTACTATTGTTTTCCAATGGTCAGCATTAGGATTACTTGTATATCGATTCAGTTTACTAACTACATAAGCATTATCTGGTCTAGTACAACTCATTAAATACATTAAGGGCGCGTTTGATTGCAAAGGTggaatttgggtggaaagaaagtgaattccatggaattgaattatagagaaaatgaatttctagaaattgaaaatttaagttgtttgattggtataattttatacctggaaaatgatgttattttccatcttttggtgtttgattggtaatattttctatagaatttggTAATTTTCCTAGTATTTCATGTCAAGTGGAAAATTGGGTAGAAAAAATGTCTTTTCCTTGGAAAAAAATGGCTATCAAACGGGGCCTAGACTTCCAATTACTCTGGAGTATTCTACTTGAGAAATACTCTCATCTCTATTCTTGGATAGTTAAAGACTAATGTCTAATGGTGTTCTAGCCACACCATAATCATTCTTGTtgagttttttcaaaattttgtacaTGTAATGtgactgattaaactcatagGACTCGGTGACTATGTCGGATCTAGTCTAGGGTGATCAAGATGGCATATCAGAACTCTTTCCGACATCGGAAACTCCTTTCTGATCATACATGCCTTGGCCAAGGACTCTCACAATCACCAACCAACTTAGAATatataggatgttcacccccaTTCAATGGAGGACAGTGGATCCCAGCAAGTAACATctgtctccatacaccactacacAGAGACCACACAAAGAGCATCCCTACCTTTTACATCGGATGGTTCCACACAATGGCAAATTTTACTAGACACCCCCACTCTCTTAAATATTTGTAGGATGGTCTGCTATTTTCCTAGAGTTCATAGGAagtctttttctctttctttcaagctatcttatttaaaagataattgttCGATAAAATCACTTTACCCCACCAAGTGGCTCGAAGGTGGTGAACAGCTCCCTATTTGAGCATACGTGTCTTGTGGCACCAGTGTCAATCCACCATTCCTTCGGGTTAGACTCAACCAAGTTCATCTTAGATACCATGGCTGACATGCTTATATTGAACACGTCTTCAATCATAGTATCCATCACATGTGCCTCATGGGCCCTAGTCTTCCTCTTTGGAAGTTTGCTTGAGAAATCAGAATGCTTCCACGTATCAACTGCGTTGACGACTAGCATATCTGTTTCATCCTCCTTTAATTTAGGAGCATCATCGGTCAAGAATCTCGTAAAATTCAAAGTAGTGAGGTAAACAACATCTTTTGATGTCACCTCTTAAAATTCAATCAGTTGAATTTCTCAGACTTTTTGCCATGGCCCACAAGCATAGTAACAGGCATTTGGACCACAAGGAATGATCCTTGTGCCACGTTATTAGAGGTTCCAACATAATTCATAGGAGTAGCCATCGCAGATCAAAACCTCAGTGAGTAAATCTATTTTAagattgttaaaaaaatataataaaatttttcttcaacATATTTGTACTATTTTCCATTCATTCTTTGTTTTAATATTGTTAGCCAACcacaataaaataattgtatttttagcCAAACAATAATTATGTTTGTAATACTGTAATTATTacttagaaatataattattataatattgtaTTTAAACTAGCAGTACagaaatattgaaataatacaATAACTTGCAAGGGAAAATAAAagtacaataatatataaaaggATGATAAAACTGAGGCCTGTGTAAcacaatttctttaaaatagaTTCGCCGCCTCATCGAAAGTGCTAGAGgctaattgatttttgtttcccaTGGTATAACGGTTTACAGATTGAGAAGTTAGGACAAACTTCAGAACCTAATAACGAACCGGAACATTAGTTGAACACTATTAAAATTGGAAGAGTAtgagaatttttagaaaataattttgctgtgaattatctcattttttttcaatggaATAagctctctatttatagaagaggaagaagctaagaggaagaagaaagagagaagacgTGGGAGGCTTTGTTGCCTccctcaattatatatatatataatatctttataatatataatgaaGTAGGCCTctttcatatatattaataattgaaatagTAACTTGCATAGTACTTtgcattattaatttcaattaGCCACCTCACATAGTGCACCCTCATAATTTAGCCTATAGTGTACCTCTtgtattttttcctttcttttacttgtacaataatataaattatatgttatattacaCATGCCTCAAACAATTTTTCATTCACTCATTTATCAATTTGGACGTGAATATATGAATATTCCAAATTTTCCAACAGAATAAATGAGAACATAAAAGATTGAGCACTTGAAAGCTTGTAATAAATTCTCTTGGAATGCTTGAATGAACCTCCATCCCTCTATTTATGGAGTTTCACAAGAGCTTTCAAAAAACTAGTTGTTACTGTAGCAAACAGTCGGATTTATTATAGCAACCGTCGGATTATTGTAGTAATGGTAAAAATacttttagataattttttttcacattttaaccaaataaaacataatattccaaatgccataaaaaatttattacaagaTTTTTGGCATTAGATtgcatgatgaaattgattttcattttggagcttaatagaatatataaaagtaattagGAGCATCAAGTTAagaatcattaaaaaaattaattttatcatcaaaactatatcaaaggAAAAACATCAAACTTGCTATTGGAGTCTGATTTCTCCTGTCGCTTGCATTCTTCTTTTTGCATTGAACCATAATTCGCTTTGCGATGCTTGCTCGTATTGCTT
This window of the Diospyros lotus cultivar Yz01 chromosome 5, ASM1463336v1, whole genome shotgun sequence genome carries:
- the LOC127802442 gene encoding glyoxylate/hydroxypyruvate reductase HPR3-like, translating into MANPGEVQSEPATEQLPTVLILHPPSCLKFFDNHFSLKFQALKPWESPLPIHQFLAAHGGSVRAVLTSGLSPVGADVLSLLPSVRCLVTSSAGLDHIDLPECRRRGVAVAGTGDVYSADVADMAVGLLIDVMRRITASDRYVRGRLWPLNGDYPLGSKLSGKHVGIVGLGRIGLEVARRLQAFGCTISYCSRKKKQSLPFPFYSNVCELAAECEILVVCCALTDQTRRMISKEALSALGKKGVVVNIARGAVVDEKELVRCLVQGEIAGAGLDVFEKEPEVPSELFALDNVVLSPHGAMHTEESFRECFELICGNFEAFFSNKPLLSQIMDD